A single genomic interval of Hemibagrus wyckioides isolate EC202008001 linkage group LG13, SWU_Hwy_1.0, whole genome shotgun sequence harbors:
- the adoa gene encoding 2-aminoethanethiol (cysteamine) dioxygenase a, translating to MPRNNSKPSLIQKIANQAQVTFKNCDDGKDFLANLAELSALLSEIRAADLNIAPTRKKGSGSGTRARHRAPVTYMHICETRTFSMGVFALRSGVSIPLHDHPGMNGMLKVLYGKVRIRCFDKLDGPPDPDLYPGTVSGAGSETVRKDAVCLAALRSSGEFIQQSAPCVLTPHTDNLHQIDALDGPAAFLDILAPPYDPEDGRDCHYYRVLRTASKNGDDKKGEETACLLEIPQPEEFWCGGEPYPGPKVAV from the coding sequence ATGCCACGGAACAACAGCAAGCCGTCACTCATCCAAAAAATCGCAAACCAGGCGCAGGTTACGTTTAAAAACTGCGACGACGGCAAAGACTTTTTGGCGAACTTGGCGGAGCTCAGCGCGCTGCTGAGCGAAATCAGGGCCGCAGACCTCAACATCGCGCCCACGAGGAAGAAGGGCTCAGGTTCGGGGACGCGGGCGCGCCACAGAGCTCCGGTCACCTACATGCACATCTGCGAAACTCGGACGTTCAGCATGGGCGTGTTCGCGCTGCGGAGTGGCGTCTCCATCCCTCTGCATGACCACCCGGGAATGAACGGCATGCTCAAAGTGCTCTACGGCAAGGTCCGGATCCGCTGCTTCGACAAGCTAGACGGGCCTCCTGACCCAGATCTGTACCCCGGTACCGTGTCCGGGGCTGGGAGTGAGACAGTGCGGAAGGACGCGGTGTGCCTGGCCGCGCTGCGCTCCAGCGGTGAGTTCATCCAGCAGAGCGCACCGTGCGTTCTGACCCCTCACACGGACAACCTGCACCAGATCGACGCGCTCGACGGACCCGCCGCCTTCCTGGACATCCTGGCACCGCCGTACGACCCGGAAGACGGCAGGGACTGTCACTATTACCGAGTGTTACGCACGGCCAGCAAGAACGGGGACGATAAAAAGGGCGAAGAGACCGCCTGTCTTTTAGAGATCCCTCAACCGGAGGAGTTCTGGTGCGGGGGCGAGCCTTACCCTGGCCCTAAAGTGGCCGTGTAG
- the egr2b gene encoding early growth response protein 2b: MTAKTLEKSPVTLGGFVHPLSEGIYSLDETTPLPASVAIFPNSDLGGHYDQINGISADGLVSGDMSAEKRAVDLPYPSSFAQPAGPRSQTFTYMGKFSIDSQYPGNWNPEGVINIVSAGILGMTQASSASSSPSSSSSVSPAHFSSTLSCTVAQGQTDMEQQHIYSPPPPYSGCAEVYQDPSAFLSTSTCPISSYPPPAYSSPKPSADAGLFPIIPDYTGFFQPPCQRDVQSIPERKPFACPLEPFRVPPPLTPLNTIRNFTLAAPVAEGARLPAAYSPQNLPLRPILRPRKYPNRPSKTPVHERPYPCPAEGCDRRFSRSDELTRHIRIHTGHKPFQCRICMRNFSRSDHLTTHIRTHTGEKPFACDYCGRKFARSDERKRHTKIHLRQKDRKATASSSSSSSSVPTGGSNSTSGISQ, translated from the exons ATGACCGCTAAAACTTTGGAGAAAAGCCCTGTCACTCTCGGCGGCTTCGTGCACCCTCTGTCCGAGGGTATCTACTCACTGGACGAGACCACACCGCTGCCAGCCTCGGTGGCAATTTTTCCAAACAGTGATCTAGGTGGACATTACGACCAGATAAATGGAATTTCAGCAG ATGGCTTGGTTAGCGGGGATATGAGCGCGGAGAAGCGCGCCGTCGACCTGCCCTACCCCAGCAGCTTCGCGCAGCCGGCTGGTCCTCGCAGTCAAACGTTTACCTACATGGGCAAGTTCTCTATCGACTCCCAGTATCCGGGCAACTGGAACCCAGAGGGCGTGATCAACATCGTGAGCGCGGGCATCCTGGGCATGACCCAGGCCTCATCAGCGTCCTCTTCACCGTCCTCCTCTTCCTCGGTGTCTCCGGCTCACTTCTCCAGCACGCTCAGCTGCACGGTGGCTCAGGGCCAGACGGACATGGAGCAGCAGCACATCTATTCCCCTCCTCCGCCCTATTCGGGCTGCGCGGAGGTCTACCAGGATCCGTCCGCTTTTCTCTCCACTTCCACATGCCCCATCTCATCGTACCCACCGCCGGCCTACTCCTCCCCTAAACCGAGTGCTGATGCCGGCCTCTTCCCTATTATCCCGGACTACACCGGCTTTTTCCAGCCCCCGTGCCAGCGGGACGTGCAGTCCATCCCCGAGCGCAAACCTTTTGCTTGCCCTCTCGAGCCTTTCCGTGTGCCGCCGCCCCTTACGCCGCTCAACACAATTAGGAATTTCACGTTGGCTGCCCCGGTGGCCGAGGGAGCGCGTTTACCCGCCGCGTACAGCCCGCAGAACCTGCCACTAAGGCCCATCCTGCGCCCGCGGAAATACCCGAACAGGCCCAGCAAAACGCCCGTGCACGAGCGCCCGTATCCATGCCCGGCTGAGGGCTGCGACCGGCGATTCTCGCGCTCTGACGAGCTCACCAGACACATCCGCATCCACACGGGCCACAAGCCATTCCAGTGTCGCATCTGCATGCGGAACTTCAGCCGCAGCGACCATCTGACCACACACATTCGCACGCACACCGGAGAGAAGCCGTTCGCCTGCGACTACTGCGGCCGCAAATTCGCGCGCAGTGACGAACGAAAGAGGCACACCAAGATCCACCTGAGGCAGAAGGACAGGAAAGCCACGGCGTCCTCAtcgtcctcttcctcctcagtTCCAACCGGTGGCTCAAACTCTACGTCCGGAATCAGCCAATGA